The sequence GACGATCCTGCTCGGTTGCCCGTATTCCCTGTCAAAGTCATCTTCAACGAAATCACAAAGTCTCAGGGCAACGTCTTTCACATCGCCACTGGTGTCGATGCCCAGCCTGCCTGCAAAGGTCCGCAGTTTTCCTTCCTCGCGAATCTCGAAGGGAGTTTCCCCCTTTGCGGTTGCCCTCAGGGTCTTTACTGTCTGTGCCGTGTGATAATGGTAAGTGGAGGCTCCCATCACATTGCGCAAAAGCATCATGCGCATTGCCATCCCGTCTGCCGTTATCCCGCAAACCCCTCTCTTGTCCTTTGCCGCATTGGCACGACAGGGCCCATTGGAACACAGGTCGCAGCGGATGCCTTCCTGGCAAAAGGTACATCTTTTGTCCGGGTTACCTCCCAGTCCCTGGGCCTCATAGCGGTCCCAGACATTTGTCATGCCGTCTTCCTTTATACGCCTGTAAACCGTACGTACTGAATCATGATATGATATCCTGTCGTCTTCCACATCAATACCCCATTGATTTTTACGCAGTTATCTAAACCCGCTTATCTTATAAGCTCACTACATAGTGGGGTAGAAGCGGATAAAAACCCTTTGGGAGCCGAGATTATCGCTCAGGAAGATCATTCTGCTTTTTCAGTGCAACCCAGAAGATGCTGCCTCTGCCGAGCGGATTGTCATCGACGCCTGCCTTGCCCATATGAAGATCCACAATTCTCTTCACAATAGCAAGCCCGAGGCCGCTACCCTTTACGCTTCCCTTGTCCGCCCTCTTGAACCTTTCGAATATCCTTGGCTTGTCCCGGTTACTGATGCCCGGGCCAAAGTCAGTTACCTGTATCCTGTACTCGTCCCCGAGATCCTGGATACTGATGATTATCCTCTCTTTTTCGGGGCTGTACTTGATAGCATTGGACAGCAGGTTGATGAACACCTCTTCCAGCAGCGGACTGGCTTTTACAGTACAGTTGCAGACAGGGTTGAACACAAGTGAGATCCCCTTCTTATCCATATCGTCCCTTACAGCCCTCACAGCTCTCTCTATTATGGGGGCAATGTCCTGCTCTTCGAAATTGATGTCTGCTATGGATTCCAGTTTAATGAACTTTGCAGCGGACTCCATCATCTCTATGAGCTTTTCGTTGTTCCTGTGGACCTTTTCGAGCAGTTTTATCTTATCCTCGTCATCTTCCTGGATAAGCAGTTCCTCTGTGAACCCGCGGACGACATTTGCAGGATTGAGAAGGTCGTGGGTAAGTATGTCCGTGAACAGCACCTTCAGCTCAGTGCTGGATTCAAGCTCTTTCGCGTACCTGTGCAGGTTCTCTTCGTTCTCCCTGCGGTTAACTGATTCAGCAAGCACGTTGGCCACCGACTGCATGAAATGGATATCATCCTCGGTAAACACCCTGCTCTGCCCGGTGTGCACGCTCAGCGTCCCGAAGGGCCTGTCCCTGCACCCGATGAGCACATCCATGCCGCTCACCAGCCAGTGCTCCCTGAGCAGGGAATAGCCGCTGAACCTGTCCCTGGTTTCCCTGTCCATGACTGCCGCCGGTTCGCCTGCATAGAGGGTATAGCAGAGTATGTTGCGTGAGTCATCCTCAGCCTGCCGGTTCCTGACTTCCTTATCTTCTTCCCAGCCGACCCCCGCGATCATCACGTCGTTCCCATCTTTCCCCTGCTGCGTTATCCTGCAATACTCCACATCAAGGGTCTTTGCAACAAGTCTGACAGCCTCCTTCATCAGGCTGTCCAGTTTCTCACCTGAAAGCCCCTCTTGTCCCAGCTTTGCAACCGCAGCGTGCTGGCTCTCACGCATTCTGAGAACACTCTCGACATGCTTGCGCTCGCTGATGTCCTTGGTATGCCTTACCACCATGGCGACATTGTGCCCTTCCTCAAAAACAGGAGAGAGTTCCACGGATTTTATCCTGCCGTCAAGAGGGTCCTCGATCTCGTACTTGCGGCACTTACCTGTAGTGAGCACTTCCAGCATATA comes from Methanolobus chelungpuianus and encodes:
- a CDS encoding sensor histidine kinase encodes the protein MKNENEKDFQLEMLRRVLESVQDHISVIDRNMRIIVSNWNHCDSVSARDKQGYPYCYSCLMKRATPCEPCYMLEVLTTGKCRKYEIEDPLDGRIKSVELSPVFEEGHNVAMVVRHTKDISERKHVESVLRMRESQHAAVAKLGQEGLSGEKLDSLMKEAVRLVAKTLDVEYCRITQQGKDGNDVMIAGVGWEEDKEVRNRQAEDDSRNILCYTLYAGEPAAVMDRETRDRFSGYSLLREHWLVSGMDVLIGCRDRPFGTLSVHTGQSRVFTEDDIHFMQSVANVLAESVNRRENEENLHRYAKELESSTELKVLFTDILTHDLLNPANVVRGFTEELLIQEDDEDKIKLLEKVHRNNEKLIEMMESAAKFIKLESIADINFEEQDIAPIIERAVRAVRDDMDKKGISLVFNPVCNCTVKASPLLEEVFINLLSNAIKYSPEKERIIISIQDLGDEYRIQVTDFGPGISNRDKPRIFERFKRADKGSVKGSGLGLAIVKRIVDLHMGKAGVDDNPLGRGSIFWVALKKQNDLPER